The following proteins are co-located in the Micromonospora viridifaciens genome:
- a CDS encoding L-threonylcarbamoyladenylate synthase gives MARYYDLHPDNPQPRTLRQVVDLIRDDGLIAYPTDSCYAFGCRIGNRSGLDRIREIRRLDDRHHFTLVCRDFAQLGQFVKVSNSVFRLVKAVIPGSYTFILPATHEVPRRLQEPRKRTVGVRVPRHTVTQALLAELGEPLLSSTLLLPDDEEPMTQGWEIKERLDHLVDAVIDAGECGLEPTTVVDLSGPEPEILRRGAGDPARFE, from the coding sequence GTGGCGAGGTACTACGACCTGCACCCGGACAACCCGCAACCGCGTACCCTGCGACAGGTGGTCGACCTGATCCGGGACGACGGGCTGATCGCCTACCCGACGGACTCGTGCTACGCCTTCGGCTGCCGGATCGGCAACCGGAGCGGCCTGGACCGGATCCGGGAGATCCGCCGGCTCGACGACCGGCACCACTTCACCCTGGTCTGCCGCGACTTCGCCCAGCTCGGCCAGTTCGTCAAGGTCAGCAACTCGGTCTTCCGCCTGGTCAAGGCCGTCATCCCGGGCAGCTACACCTTCATCCTGCCGGCCACCCATGAGGTGCCGCGCCGGCTCCAGGAGCCCCGCAAGCGGACGGTCGGGGTGCGTGTACCCCGGCACACCGTCACCCAGGCGTTGCTCGCCGAGCTCGGGGAGCCGCTGCTGTCCAGCACCCTGCTGCTGCCCGACGACGAGGAGCCGATGACCCAGGGCTGGGAGATCAAGGAACGGCTCGACCACCTCGTCGACGCGGTGATCGACGCGGGTGAGTGTGGCCTGGAGCCCACCACCGTGGTCGACCTGTCCGGCCCGGAGCCGGAGATCCTCCGCCGCGGCGCCGGCGACCCCGCCCGCTTCGAGTAG